The Deinococcus yavapaiensis KR-236 genomic sequence GCGAAATCACGAGTTGCTTGAGGCCCACGACGCGGTAGCCCTTCTTGATGAGGCGGACGAGGATTTCACCGGTAAGCCCGCGGCGCACGCCGTCGGGTTTGATCATGGCAAAGGTGCGTTCCATACCGCCGATCAGCCTACACGATGCACGACGCCTACGCGATGGGCTCCGACCTGTCGACGCGTTGTCTAAACTGCGTACAATACTCGGGTGACGAGCTTCTCTGAACGCCCTTCGCGTTTCGCCGCGTACCTCACGCTCACGCTCGCCGTCTTGGCAGCGGTGGCGATGTTCGCGGCGCCTTACGCGACGTACGGGCGCAATTTCAACGGTTCGGGAACGCTGCTGCTGTTTCCGGGTCGAGCCTTGGACATCGCGGGTCTCGGCACGCAGAATCTCCCCTCGGTCGGCGGCGCCGTCGCCCTCGGGTGGGGCGTGCTGGCGGCCCTCGTTCTGACGATCGTCGCGGCCCTCACGCGCGCCCGCTGGATGTGGATCGCCGGCTTGCTGACCTTGCTTTTCGCGATCGGCTCGGCGTGGCTGTTCGAAGCGTCGCTTTCGACGGCGATCAACACCCTTCTCGCGCAAGGCTTTCCGAGGCAACGCATTCAGTACGTGTCGGGCGGCATGAACGTCGGGTGGTTCTTGCCGCTCGCGGCGGGCGCGACGGGCTTGCTGGCCGGCGTCAGCGCCTTTCCGACGTGGTACCACCGCCTCAACCGCCTGCGTGGAGTGCTCGTGCCGTTCGTGGCCCTCGCCTTGGCGATCCTCGTGGGCGCGCTCGTCGTGCTGATCATCCAGCCCGTGCCGACCCTTTCGCCGCTCACGTCGGCGGTCAACTGGTACGGCAAGTTCGACCTCGTGTGGTTCGTGTACACGACGCTCTTCGCGCCCCTCACGAACATCGGCGGCCTCTTTCAAGTGCTGACCCTGGCGACGCCCCTGATCTTCGCGGGCCTTTCGGTCGCGTTCGCGTTTCGCGCGGGCCTCTTCAACATCGGCGGCTCGGGGCAAATCCTGATGGGCGCCATCTTCGCGACGGCCGTGGGGGTGTACCTGCCCTTCCCGGCTTGGTTGCTGCTGCCCGTCGCCGTCATCGCGGCGGCGATCGGCGGGGCGTTGTGGGGCGCGATTCCCGGCTTCCTCAAGGCGCGCTTCGGAGTGAGCGAAGTCATCAACACGATCATGCTCAACTACATCGCCTCGGCGATTTTCATCTTCTTGATCGGGCAGAACTCCTTTCCGTTCTTCGGGCGCACGTACAACCTGCCCTTCCGTGCCGAAGGCTTCGAAGCCCGCTCACAGGAACTGCAAGTCGGGGCGCGTCTGCCGCAGATTCCCGAGTTGCTCGGCTTCAAGATCAACGAGCCCGCCTTCCTGCCGTTGTCGCCGCTCGTGGCGCTCGTGGTGTTCGCGTTGATGTACTTTCTCGTGTTGGCGCGCCGCAAGCAGCGTTTCGCGCTTTCGCTCCTCGCGAGCCTCGCGGCGCTCGTCGTGCTGTGGCCGTTCGTGGGCGCCCGCTTCGTGGCGACGGGTGACATCGCGGGCAGTAACCTCAACATCTCCTTCTTCATCGCCCTCGCGAGCGCCGTGTTCTTCTCGGTGTACATGTGGCGCACGTCGGGAGGCTACGCGCTTCGCGCCGTGGGCTTCGCGCCGAAAGCGGCCGAGTACGGCGGCATCAACGTCGCGCGTTCGACGCTGCTCGCCATGACGATCGCGGGCGCCTTCGCGGGCTTGTGCGGCACGCACTACGTGCTCGGCGGCGCGCTCGACGAGTACCGTCTGCGCCAGAACATCCCGGCGAACGTCGGCTTCGACGGCATCACCGTCGCGCTCGTCGGTCAAAGCACTCCGGCGGGCGTCGTCGCCGCGTCCGTGCTGTTCGGAACGTTCGACACGGGCGGCTTGACGGTATCGCAGCGTCTGCAAAACATCGACCGCAACATCGTCACGGTCCTCAAGGCCCTCATCGTGCTGTTCATCGCCGCGGGCGGCTTCTTGTCGCGCCGCATCACGAATCCGCCGCCCGCCCTCGCCACGCCGAACGTGACGTTGTCGAGCGCCGAGAACCGCGAGGTGTCGGGCGCCAAACCCGTGAACACGAGTGGCAATTTCGGCGAGGGGCCGGGCGCCAGACCCGCCGCGAATCCCGAGAACGACGGGAGGGACGCGTAAATGGACTTCTTCCTGAGCTTGCTGTCGCTGTCCTTCCTCGCGACCTTCGTCCGCTCGGTGGTGCCCTTGTTGCTCGCCGGGCTCGGCGGTTTGTACTCCGAGCGCAGCGGCATCGTGAACATCGCCCTCGAAGGCATCATCATCTTCGGCGCGCTCGGCGGAGCGGTCGTGACGCAGCAAATCGAGGGTTCCGTCGGTGGGGTCGCGCCGTGGATCGGCTGGGTAGCGGGAGCCCTCGCCGGCGGCTTCATGGCGTGGATTCACGCCGTCATCTCCATCAAGTACCGCGCCGACCAGATCATCAGTGGTACCGCCATCAACCTGCTCGCGCTGGGCTTTCCGCCCGTGTTGCTCGAAGCTTTGTACGGAAGCGCGACCGAGTCGGAACCCGTGCAGAACGCTTTGCCCTTATGGGGCATCGGGGACTTCCGCTTCAGCCCGCCCGTCTACTTCGCGTTTCTCGCGGTGATCGCGTCTTGGTACGTCTTGTACCGCACGCCGTACGGCCTGCGGTTGCGCGCGACGGGTGAAAAGCCCGAGGCAAGTGCCTCCATGGGCATCAACGTGCGCCGCATGCGGTACAGCGCCGTGATCATCTCGGGCCTCCTGGCGGGTACGGCGGGCGTGTTCCTTTCGATCGGGAACTTGTCGTCGTTCACGCAGAACCTCGCCGCCGGTCAAGGCTTCATTGCGCTCGCCGCGCTGATCTTCGGCAAGTGGCGTCCGTTCGGCGTGCTCGGCGCGACGTTGCTTTTCGGTTTCCTGCAAGCCCTGGCGATTCGCCTCGGCGGCGAGCAGTACTTGCCGTCGGGCCTCGTGCAGGCACTTCCTTACCTCATCACGATCCTCGCGCTCGTCTTCACCGGCCGCTCCAGCGCTCCTCGCGCTGTCGGCAAGCCGTACGACGCCTGAGAGAGCTTGAAGTCGTCTTCACGCGTCTGAAGGGCCACCGTCGAACACGGTGGCCCTTTCTCATGTATGGCGGCTTTCTCTCAGAGCCGGAAAGAATGCGCGTGCTAGCGTTTGGGCGATGCGGGACGCCACGCCGAGAAACGAATTGAAAGCCGCTCGGGAAGCGCGCGGATGGACCCTCGCGGACGTGTCCAAACGCACGAGCATTCGCGCGGAATTCCTGCGCGCCCTCGAAGAAGGCGACTTCTCGTCCCTTCCCGAACGTCCGTACGCTCGCAGCTATTTGCTGCGCTACGCGGCCGAACTCGGCGTGGAGGCCACCTCGCTTCTCGCGAACTTCGATCGCGCCGTGCCCGCCGCCTCGACCGTCACCCCTCGCCGCCGAGGCGTCGTCGTTCCCGTCGGCTTGGTCGCCGCGAGCGTCAGTGTGGTCGTCGTCCTCGCCACCCTCGGTTGGTGGGCGTACGCGGCGTGGCGATCGCACGAAGTGACAGGATCGAAGACCGTCACCTCACCGCAAGTCACGCAGGCGGCGAGAGGGGACGTGCGGGTCACGATCGACAGCGATCCGAGCGGTGCCCGCGTGTATCTCGACAACCGTTTCCTCGGAACGACGCCCGTGCGCAGCTTTCCGCTGCAAGCGCGCGCCTCGGGTGAACTGCGCGTCGAGCGTGACGCGTACAAGCCGGTCGTGCGACCCGTGACCCTCCAAAGCGGCCGCTGGTGGCGCGTCACCCTCAAGCCGACGGCGAGTCCCGACGCGTCCACCATCGTGGACATGCACCTTCGCAGCAAGCTCGCCGCGCAAAGCGTCAACATGAACTCCTCGGGGCGGTTCGTGCCGAGCTTCACGCCTGGCGTCGTGTCTCCCACCGATCCCGTCCCTTCCGCCGACGCCGAAGGGATGGCACGCCTTGAAGCTGCCGCCAAACCTGAAGAAGCGGTCGAGCCCACCGAGACCGAGGGGGGCGTCACCTTGAGCTTCGTCGGCGAGTCTTGGGTACGCGTCACCGATGCGAACGGGCGCGTGCTGTTCGAGGGCGTTCCCGCCGTGGGATCCTCGCGCGCCTTTCCGAAGGGCGTGCACGTACGCGTCGGTTCGGCGGGTGCCGTCACGGTCGCCGGTGTGCCACTCGGAACGATCGGCCAAGTCTTGGAGCGTGCCTTCCCCTGACGCGCGTGTTAGCGTGGCCTCCAGGAGAAGCACTTCATGACTCGAATGCAACCCGAAAGCAATGCGTTCGCCTACGTCTGGCGCAGTCCATACGTCCGTGTCGCCGTCTTCCTGCTGCTCGGCTACCTCGCGTACCGCTTCGTGGGCTCGATCTCGAGCGTTATTTCCCTGGCGCTCGTCGCGTACGTCATCGCGTACCTCGCCAATCCCTTTCTCAATTGGCTGCAGCGACGACGCGTTCGGCGCGGCTTCGGCATCTTCCTGGTTTTTCTGGTCGTCGCGGGCTTCCTCGTGGTCGCCAGTACGCTGCTTTTCGCGATCGGCGGGCAACTCGTGGAGTTCGTTCGGCAACTTCCGGAGATCGCCACGAACGCCGCGAACTTCGCGACGCGTCTGCTCGAACGGTACGACGACAACACTTACGTGCAGACGCTGCAAGAGCAACTGCAGAACTTGTCGCGCAACTCCACGACCTTGCTGCAAGAGCGCGCCTTGCCGCTGCTGCAAAACCTCATCTCACCGAACGGACCGCTGCTCGGCGGTTTGTCGGCCGCCGCGAACTACCTTGGCAACTTCGTGATCGTCCTGATTCTCTCGATCTACATGATGGCCGACTTCGACAAGATCGGCTTGACGCTTCTTCGGGCTTTTCCCCGCAAGTGGCAACCGCGCGTGCTGGAACTCGCCAACAACGTCGAGACGGCCGTCGGCGGATACTTGCGCGGCCAACTGCTGATCGCCGCCGCCGTGGGCTTTCTCGTTTGGCTCGGGCTGGAGATCATCAGCTTGCCGCAAGCCGCCGCCATCGGTTTCATCGCGGGCGTGTTCAACATCGTGCCGTACCTCGGCGTCATCATCGCCATCACGCCCGCCCTCCTGCTCGCCATTCCACTCGGCTGGCTCAAGATGGTCCTCGTGGTCGTCGTGTTCGTCGTCGCCAACCAAATCGAAGGCAACTTCTTGTCGCCGTTCATCCTCGGACGGTCCACCAACCTTCACCCTGTCACGGTCATCATCGCGATTCTCGTCGGACTCGGGCTGTTCGGAATCGTGGGAGCGCTCGTCGCCGTACCCCTCACGGCGCTCGGCAAGCTCTTGCTGCAGGAGTACTACTTCCCCAGCAAGATCTACAAGCAAGGACCTTGAACGAATCCGCGTGACGTGCAACTCGCCGCGAACGGTCAAAGGCGGCGGGCGACGATCGAAAACACGTGCCAGTGTTTCGGCGTGCCCGTCGCCGTCTGCCCGTCGTACTCCTGCTCGTCGAGGAACTCGACGTCGAAGGCGTCCAAAAGCTTCTGGACGCCTTCGAGCGTGTGAAAGTTGCCGTTGCCCGAGTTCGCCCAACTGTCACGCACGCCGAAAAGGTGCCCGGCGAAACGCCCGCCTCGCTCGACGGAGGCCGTGAGGCGCCGCCAAACGGCCGGGAAGTCAGCGTCGTCGCAAAACGGCAAGCTGAGGCTCGCGTTCACGAGTCGTGCGGGCGGAAAGTCGAAGTCCTGAAAGCGAGCGATGCGCGTTTCGAGGTGCTCCGCTCGTTGGTTTGGCACGCGTTCTCGTACGAACATCAACGCTTCGGGTTCGGCATCGACCGCCAAAACGCGCCAACCGTGCTCCAAAAGCGCGACCGCGTCGTTGCCCACGCCGCAACCGAGATCCACGGCGAAGCCGCCTTGTTCGCCGTGGGCTTCGAACAACGCCA encodes the following:
- a CDS encoding AI-2E family transporter, with product MTRMQPESNAFAYVWRSPYVRVAVFLLLGYLAYRFVGSISSVISLALVAYVIAYLANPFLNWLQRRRVRRGFGIFLVFLVVAGFLVVASTLLFAIGGQLVEFVRQLPEIATNAANFATRLLERYDDNTYVQTLQEQLQNLSRNSTTLLQERALPLLQNLISPNGPLLGGLSAAANYLGNFVIVLILSIYMMADFDKIGLTLLRAFPRKWQPRVLELANNVETAVGGYLRGQLLIAAAVGFLVWLGLEIISLPQAAAIGFIAGVFNIVPYLGVIIAITPALLLAIPLGWLKMVLVVVVFVVANQIEGNFLSPFILGRSTNLHPVTVIIAILVGLGLFGIVGALVAVPLTALGKLLLQEYYFPSKIYKQGP
- a CDS encoding ABC transporter permease, whose translation is MDFFLSLLSLSFLATFVRSVVPLLLAGLGGLYSERSGIVNIALEGIIIFGALGGAVVTQQIEGSVGGVAPWIGWVAGALAGGFMAWIHAVISIKYRADQIISGTAINLLALGFPPVLLEALYGSATESEPVQNALPLWGIGDFRFSPPVYFAFLAVIASWYVLYRTPYGLRLRATGEKPEASASMGINVRRMRYSAVIISGLLAGTAGVFLSIGNLSSFTQNLAAGQGFIALAALIFGKWRPFGVLGATLLFGFLQALAIRLGGEQYLPSGLVQALPYLITILALVFTGRSSAPRAVGKPYDA
- a CDS encoding ABC transporter permease is translated as MTSFSERPSRFAAYLTLTLAVLAAVAMFAAPYATYGRNFNGSGTLLLFPGRALDIAGLGTQNLPSVGGAVALGWGVLAALVLTIVAALTRARWMWIAGLLTLLFAIGSAWLFEASLSTAINTLLAQGFPRQRIQYVSGGMNVGWFLPLAAGATGLLAGVSAFPTWYHRLNRLRGVLVPFVALALAILVGALVVLIIQPVPTLSPLTSAVNWYGKFDLVWFVYTTLFAPLTNIGGLFQVLTLATPLIFAGLSVAFAFRAGLFNIGGSGQILMGAIFATAVGVYLPFPAWLLLPVAVIAAAIGGALWGAIPGFLKARFGVSEVINTIMLNYIASAIFIFLIGQNSFPFFGRTYNLPFRAEGFEARSQELQVGARLPQIPELLGFKINEPAFLPLSPLVALVVFALMYFLVLARRKQRFALSLLASLAALVVLWPFVGARFVATGDIAGSNLNISFFIALASAVFFSVYMWRTSGGYALRAVGFAPKAAEYGGINVARSTLLAMTIAGAFAGLCGTHYVLGGALDEYRLRQNIPANVGFDGITVALVGQSTPAGVVAASVLFGTFDTGGLTVSQRLQNIDRNIVTVLKALIVLFIAAGGFLSRRITNPPPALATPNVTLSSAENREVSGAKPVNTSGNFGEGPGARPAANPENDGRDA
- a CDS encoding RodZ domain-containing protein, whose amino-acid sequence is MRDATPRNELKAAREARGWTLADVSKRTSIRAEFLRALEEGDFSSLPERPYARSYLLRYAAELGVEATSLLANFDRAVPAASTVTPRRRGVVVPVGLVAASVSVVVVLATLGWWAYAAWRSHEVTGSKTVTSPQVTQAARGDVRVTIDSDPSGARVYLDNRFLGTTPVRSFPLQARASGELRVERDAYKPVVRPVTLQSGRWWRVTLKPTASPDASTIVDMHLRSKLAAQSVNMNSSGRFVPSFTPGVVSPTDPVPSADAEGMARLEAAAKPEEAVEPTETEGGVTLSFVGESWVRVTDANGRVLFEGVPAVGSSRAFPKGVHVRVGSAGAVTVAGVPLGTIGQVLERAFP
- a CDS encoding class I SAM-dependent methyltransferase yields the protein MPRTDGWRAYYEAVKNGPPRATLVKALALFEAHGEQGGFAVDLGCGVGNDAVALLEHGWRVLAVDAEPEALMFVRERVPNQRAEHLETRIARFQDFDFPPARLVNASLSLPFCDDADFPAVWRRLTASVERGGRFAGHLFGVRDSWANSGNGNFHTLEGVQKLLDAFDVEFLDEQEYDGQTATGTPKHWHVFSIVARRL